From Lolium perenne isolate Kyuss_39 chromosome 5, Kyuss_2.0, whole genome shotgun sequence, a single genomic window includes:
- the LOC127298235 gene encoding uncharacterized protein, which translates to MSPSPAEEDDAWGTTASSSCFAVAWRVWILCLLHVVLAFSSVAVAAAVVVLLPFACMAASLCLVCASAALLVAPADGEAERGGSDNDDASSGEEEDHEGEAELEISYFQECTPAYADGAQFTDPRGDEQGQFFWVDAGSYYCYKKFYDLLAFWRRKETAGWR; encoded by the exons ATGTCGCCTTCCCCTGCGGAAGAAGACGACGCCTGGGGAACCACAGCGTCGTCGTCGTGCTTCGCTGTAGCCTGGCGCGTATGGATCCTGTGCCTGCTCCACGTCGTGCTCGCCTTCTCGTCggtggccgtcgccgccgccgtggtCGTGCTACTCCCATTCGCGTGCATGGCCGCTTCCCTCTGCCTCGTCTGCGCGAGCGCGGCGCTGCTCGTCGCGCCTGCGGATGGAGAAGCCGAGCGCGGCGGCTCCGACAACGACGACGCCTCCTCCGGAGAAGAGGAGGATCACGAAGGGGAAGCGGAGCTGGAAATAAGCTATTTTCAGGAGTGTACTCCTGCTTACGCGGATGGAGCTCAGTTCACTGATCCTCGCGGTGATGAGCAGGGGCAATTCTTCTGGGTGGATGCTGGTAGCTACTACTGTTACAAAAAG TTTTATGATCTCCTGGCTTTCTGGAGACGCAAGGAGACAGCCGGCTGGAGGTGA